From Candidatus Saganbacteria bacterium, one genomic window encodes:
- the nadA gene encoding quinolinate synthase NadA — MPDSLISKINALKAKRNAVIIAHNYQNEEVQDIADFVGDSLELSIKASQVTSRVIVFCGVHFMAETAKILNPDKIVLMPDDNAGCPMANMITTADVISLKKAHPNAAVVTYVNSSAAVKAKSDICCTSANSAKIVNSITGTDEIIFIPDKYLGAYTGSQVKNKKFFFWDGYCPTHMRILPTEIEDAKAAHPGALVLVHPECRPDVIAMADHALSTGGMLKFAKGSNTKEFIIGTEVGIIHRLKKENPDKKFYPVTDKAICPNMKLTTLEKILWSLEDMKTQIEVPADIASKARLAIEKMLSIGK; from the coding sequence TTGCCTGATAGTTTAATTTCAAAAATCAACGCCCTCAAAGCTAAACGCAATGCGGTGATCATTGCCCACAATTACCAAAATGAAGAAGTTCAGGATATTGCCGACTTCGTTGGCGATTCGCTGGAGCTGTCTATAAAAGCATCCCAAGTAACTTCAAGAGTGATCGTTTTCTGCGGCGTGCACTTTATGGCGGAGACCGCAAAGATATTGAATCCCGACAAGATAGTTCTTATGCCGGATGACAATGCCGGTTGCCCCATGGCTAATATGATAACCACAGCCGATGTGATTTCTCTAAAAAAAGCCCATCCAAACGCCGCAGTAGTAACATATGTGAATTCTTCGGCCGCCGTAAAAGCTAAATCGGATATTTGCTGTACGTCCGCAAATTCGGCAAAGATCGTAAATTCAATTACAGGCACGGACGAGATAATTTTTATTCCAGACAAATATTTAGGCGCGTACACGGGATCCCAAGTTAAAAATAAAAAGTTCTTCTTTTGGGACGGCTATTGCCCGACACACATGAGAATACTTCCCACAGAAATAGAAGACGCCAAAGCCGCACATCCTGGAGCATTAGTCCTTGTCCATCCCGAATGCAGGCCGGATGTGATAGCCATGGCGGATCATGCCCTATCCACCGGAGGGATGCTTAAATTCGCAAAAGGATCGAATACGAAAGAATTCATAATCGGGACCGAGGTTGGAATAATACATCGGTTGAAAAAAGAAAATCCGGATAAGAAATTCTACCCTGTAACAGATAAGGCGATCTGCCCTAATATGAAGCTTACAACTCTCGAAAAAATACTTTGGTCTTTGGAGGATATGAAAACACAAATTGAAGTTCCAGCTGATATTGCTTCAAAAGCTCGCCTTGCTATTGAAAAAATGCTATCGATCGGAAAGTGA
- a CDS encoding response regulator: MAQEIKIMVIDDEPSVLESFKMILKIKDYLVDTYPDGPAAFASLKKGVYDMAFIDYKLPVMDGLEVLKKIKEIDTDIEVVIVTAYATEASHANAITLGALEYLRKPFLMEEIYELCDRGLRRRRSKGVKKEGPVIPPPSIH; this comes from the coding sequence TTGGCGCAAGAAATCAAAATAATGGTCATAGATGACGAGCCTTCAGTTTTAGAATCATTCAAGATGATCCTTAAGATCAAAGATTATCTTGTAGATACCTATCCGGACGGCCCGGCAGCGTTTGCATCCCTCAAAAAAGGCGTCTACGATATGGCTTTCATCGATTACAAACTCCCAGTCATGGACGGGCTGGAAGTATTAAAAAAGATAAAAGAGATCGATACTGATATCGAAGTTGTAATTGTCACAGCTTACGCCACCGAAGCCTCGCATGCAAATGCCATCACTTTAGGCGCCCTCGAATATTTGAGGAAGCCTTTCCTCATGGAAGAGATATATGAGCTTTGCGACCGCGGCTTGCGCAGAAGGCGTTCAAAAGGTGTCAAAAAGGAAGGGCCCGTAATCCCTCCTCCATCGATCCACTAG
- the tilS gene encoding tRNA lysidine(34) synthetase TilS, producing the protein MIAKKALESIKEYKMIAPGDSILIAVSGGADSTALLNLLYSNKEELKISSLYVAHMNHLLRREEAEMDQRYVENLAKNLGLLCLSESADVEAYAAREKLSIEDAGRRLRYGFYDACAKKVGANKIALGHTADDMVETFLMRLLRGAGLKGLTGIPPVRGNIFRPLIKIWRKEIDNYIATLKLVPRIDHTNYESKYLRNRVRLKLIPQLKIYNLNIKEILLQTVLLLTEDYLYMESKTSDAIKEMISREKEGEIEIEADKLRKLPLPIAGHLIRTSIERVKGNLAELGFSHIQNIIKNLDSTEKWELHLPDSTFVFGAKNLLTITKSAPKAAEKISFHYNLKAPASIVIKETNIKISAEILESASGWSESQNTAVLDFDETGIDLIIRSRKDGDRFFPLGMRGAKKVQDFFVDLKIPQDMRDCVPIVEAAGRIVWVAPYRIDERNKVTKKTKKAVKLSFEKI; encoded by the coding sequence ATGATCGCAAAAAAAGCGCTGGAATCAATAAAAGAATATAAAATGATAGCTCCGGGCGATTCGATCCTTATCGCGGTTTCGGGCGGAGCCGATTCGACAGCCCTTCTTAATTTGCTTTATTCTAACAAGGAAGAATTGAAGATATCATCGCTTTATGTCGCCCACATGAACCATCTTTTGCGAAGGGAAGAAGCGGAGATGGACCAAAGATATGTCGAGAACCTTGCAAAGAACCTGGGATTGCTCTGCCTTTCCGAATCAGCTGATGTCGAGGCATATGCCGCCCGCGAAAAATTAAGCATCGAGGATGCCGGACGGCGCCTTCGATACGGGTTCTACGATGCCTGCGCAAAAAAAGTCGGGGCAAACAAAATAGCCCTGGGTCATACGGCCGACGATATGGTCGAGACTTTCCTGATGAGGCTATTGCGTGGAGCTGGACTAAAAGGGCTGACCGGCATCCCGCCTGTCCGCGGCAATATTTTCAGGCCATTAATTAAAATATGGCGAAAAGAGATCGACAACTATATTGCAACCCTAAAACTCGTACCCAGGATAGACCATACCAATTACGAATCAAAATACCTGCGCAACCGCGTCAGGCTAAAATTGATCCCCCAATTGAAAATTTACAATCTAAATATTAAAGAAATATTATTGCAGACAGTGCTGCTTTTGACGGAAGACTACCTTTACATGGAATCAAAAACGTCCGACGCCATAAAAGAAATGATCTCGCGCGAAAAAGAAGGCGAAATCGAGATCGAAGCGGACAAATTAAGGAAACTGCCCCTTCCTATTGCCGGCCATTTGATAAGGACATCGATCGAAAGGGTCAAAGGCAACCTTGCGGAGCTTGGCTTCTCGCATATCCAGAATATTATCAAGAATCTCGATTCGACCGAAAAATGGGAGCTCCACTTGCCGGACAGCACATTCGTCTTTGGCGCAAAGAATCTCCTGACAATAACAAAATCTGCCCCGAAAGCAGCCGAAAAGATATCTTTCCATTATAACCTTAAAGCCCCTGCAAGCATCGTGATCAAAGAAACCAATATTAAAATATCGGCTGAAATCCTCGAGAGCGCAAGCGGATGGAGCGAATCGCAAAATACCGCTGTCCTTGATTTCGACGAAACAGGGATAGACCTAATAATACGTTCCCGAAAAGACGGCGACAGGTTTTTCCCGCTCGGAATGCGGGGAGCAAAAAAAGTTCAGGATTTTTTTGTTGACTTAAAGATCCCCCAGGATATGCGCGATTGCGTCCCGATAGTTGAAGCCGCGGGCCGCATCGTCTGGGTTGCGCCGTACAGGATCGATGAGCGGAATAAAGTGACAAAAAAGACAAAAAAAGCTGTCAAGCTTAGTTTTGAAAAGATATGA
- the folP gene encoding dihydropteroate synthase yields MRYLPYLVQVNSLEESESIFSGIDVDPMGIKLMEDKALFYPLMLKDLTPPQANIIKQYLLSCGGEAVCGRGVINNSIKNSDVLLLATLNQYRKLINKLKANKFALPEIAHILGETLKNIESVPPPIKIKNRPTLDFGKRTYIMGIINVTPDSFSDGGKFYAPQAAIAHAKSMIHAGADIIDIGGESTRPGSQPISAKEELRRIMPVIETLAKNRKCIISVDTQKSEVADMALKSGAHIINDVSALRSDKKMAKTIAKYKASVILMHMRGTPDIMQVKPAYKDLFFEILSSLKDSLEIANKAGILFSRIIVDPGFGFGKSLSDNFMILRNLRTFKVLGRPILVGASRKKMIGSILGVPPDKRLIGTAATIPVAILNGANIIRVHDVFEMKQSAKIADAVIGRRLR; encoded by the coding sequence ATGAGATACTTGCCTTACTTGGTGCAGGTCAATTCATTGGAAGAATCCGAATCGATCTTTTCTGGCATCGATGTTGATCCGATGGGAATCAAACTTATGGAAGACAAAGCATTATTCTACCCATTAATGCTTAAAGACCTGACGCCCCCCCAGGCAAACATCATTAAACAATATTTGTTATCATGCGGAGGAGAAGCTGTCTGCGGAAGAGGCGTCATTAATAATTCGATCAAGAATTCGGATGTCTTATTGCTTGCGACGCTTAACCAATACAGGAAGCTGATCAATAAGCTCAAGGCGAATAAATTCGCCCTTCCAGAAATTGCCCATATATTGGGCGAAACCCTAAAAAACATCGAGAGCGTTCCGCCGCCTATAAAAATCAAAAACCGTCCAACTTTGGATTTTGGCAAGAGAACCTACATTATGGGAATAATAAACGTGACACCGGATTCATTTTCCGATGGCGGCAAATTTTATGCTCCCCAAGCCGCGATCGCCCATGCAAAAAGCATGATCCATGCAGGCGCCGATATTATTGATATCGGCGGGGAATCGACCCGCCCTGGATCGCAGCCGATATCCGCCAAAGAAGAACTTAGACGGATAATGCCGGTCATTGAAACCTTAGCCAAAAACAGAAAATGCATCATTTCCGTCGATACGCAAAAATCAGAAGTAGCCGATATGGCGCTAAAATCCGGAGCCCATATTATTAATGACGTAAGTGCATTAAGATCTGACAAAAAGATGGCCAAGACAATAGCAAAATATAAAGCTTCGGTAATACTCATGCACATGCGAGGGACGCCGGATATAATGCAGGTAAAACCGGCATACAAAGACCTCTTTTTTGAAATATTAAGCTCATTAAAAGACAGCCTTGAAATTGCGAATAAAGCTGGTATACTATTTTCCCGTATAATAGTTGACCCGGGATTTGGTTTCGGCAAAAGCTTAAGTGATAATTTCATGATCCTTAGGAATTTGCGCACCTTCAAGGTGCTGGGGCGACCAATCCTTGTCGGGGCATCGCGTAAAAAAATGATAGGCAGTATTTTAGGCGTGCCGCCGGATAAGCGGCTTATTGGGACGGCCGCAACAATTCCGGTTGCAATTTTGAACGGGGCGAATATAATACGGGTGCATGATGTTTTTGAGATGAAACAATCCGCAAAAATAGCGGATGCGGTAATCGGAAGGAGATTGAGATGA
- the folK gene encoding 2-amino-4-hydroxy-6-hydroxymethyldihydropteridine diphosphokinase produces the protein MKKKKKTKKPTGKKPAKKTKKHSKNAAKHQNNKKGPRIAYLSLGSNVGDREEYIEQAVFLIGRLKGVEIMKRSGNYETEPEGNADQPKFINCVLEIKTTLAPHNLLEELQTIENALGREREIEWGPRTIDIDILIFGDFVISDDKLQIPHPLLHERLFVLQPLKEIAPRLIHPMLEKTIVALYDERKSELGADKYDDELPGFKEIKKGGVDDYERW, from the coding sequence ATGAAAAAGAAGAAAAAAACAAAAAAACCAACAGGCAAAAAACCGGCAAAAAAAACAAAGAAACACTCCAAAAATGCCGCAAAACACCAAAACAATAAGAAGGGCCCTAGGATTGCTTATTTAAGCCTTGGAAGCAACGTCGGTGACCGCGAAGAGTACATCGAACAGGCGGTGTTCCTTATTGGCAGGTTGAAAGGCGTTGAAATAATGAAGAGATCGGGCAATTACGAAACCGAACCGGAAGGCAATGCAGACCAGCCAAAATTCATAAACTGCGTACTAGAGATCAAGACAACGCTTGCTCCGCATAATTTGCTTGAAGAGCTCCAAACAATCGAGAATGCGCTCGGCCGCGAGCGTGAAATAGAATGGGGGCCAAGGACTATTGACATTGATATCTTGATCTTTGGTGATTTTGTCATAAGCGACGACAAGCTCCAAATACCTCATCCTCTTCTGCATGAAAGGCTGTTCGTTCTCCAGCCGTTAAAAGAAATAGCGCCAAGGCTTATCCACCCTATGCTTGAAAAGACCATCGTTGCACTCTACGACGAAAGAAAATCTGAACTTGGAGCCGATAAATACGATGATGAGCTCCCCGGCTTTAAAGAGATCAAAAAAGGCGGCGTTGACGACTACGAACGTTGGTAA
- the tsaE gene encoding tRNA (adenosine(37)-N6)-threonylcarbamoyltransferase complex ATPase subunit type 1 TsaE gives MSNEILTTHSAEETVELGKKIGQELKPNDIVALYGGLGAGKTTLVQGIGLGLGIGEMITSPTFILINEYPGRIPLYHIDLYRLDDISQVEDLGIEEYFSKGGVCIIEWAEKLGNLLPKNAKTIKIEIVSENERKIWRS, from the coding sequence ATGTCAAATGAAATCCTAACCACTCATTCCGCCGAAGAGACCGTTGAACTCGGGAAGAAGATCGGACAGGAATTAAAGCCAAACGATATTGTTGCCCTTTATGGCGGGCTTGGGGCGGGAAAAACGACGCTTGTGCAAGGCATAGGATTAGGATTAGGCATAGGTGAAATGATCACCTCCCCCACTTTTATCTTGATCAACGAATATCCCGGCCGGATCCCGCTTTATCATATCGATCTCTATAGATTAGACGATATTTCACAAGTTGAAGATCTGGGCATCGAAGAATATTTTTCAAAAGGCGGCGTTTGCATAATTGAGTGGGCAGAAAAACTCGGGAACTTGCTTCCGAAAAATGCAAAGACCATTAAAATTGAAATTGTTTCAGAAAACGAAAGGAAAATATGGCGATCTTAG
- the tsaB gene encoding tRNA (adenosine(37)-N6)-threonylcarbamoyltransferase complex dimerization subunit type 1 TsaB — protein MAILGISSATKIVSVGFCSEGDILAEMNVAGKQSFTEDLMAYIDETVKQADVKLSGIAAASGPGSYNGLRGGLSTAKTLAQTLSLPLIEVSTLEAIAYNLIDIEATICAVSDARRDEYNLAFFASSNNSVRRLTKDSLIHLDKIVELLSKVAGIIRLSGVTDDIYTAIKALNPDTQIKQMSQELSIAKGINVALIGEQLLKDGKTSDVLTLTPKYSVEPNIREFKGKG, from the coding sequence ATGGCGATCTTAGGCATAAGCAGTGCAACTAAAATAGTATCGGTAGGATTTTGCAGTGAAGGAGATATCTTGGCTGAAATGAATGTAGCCGGAAAACAATCATTCACGGAAGACCTGATGGCATATATCGATGAAACCGTAAAACAGGCGGATGTAAAACTTTCAGGCATAGCTGCAGCATCAGGGCCCGGATCATATAATGGCTTAAGAGGAGGCCTTTCAACAGCTAAAACCCTAGCGCAAACGCTGTCATTGCCATTGATAGAGGTTTCAACGCTGGAAGCCATAGCTTATAATTTGATAGATATCGAGGCGACAATTTGCGCCGTATCGGATGCCAGGCGCGACGAATACAATCTCGCTTTCTTCGCGTCATCTAATAATTCAGTTAGAAGATTAACAAAAGATTCCTTAATACATTTAGATAAAATAGTTGAACTATTATCAAAAGTCGCAGGCATTATCCGCTTAAGCGGCGTTACAGATGATATATACACCGCAATAAAAGCATTAAACCCTGATACTCAAATAAAACAAATGAGCCAAGAGCTTTCGATCGCAAAAGGTATAAACGTCGCTTTGATCGGAGAACAATTACTTAAAGATGGGAAGACTTCGGATGTATTGACGCTAACTCCCAAGTATTCGGTTGAACCAAACATCAGAGAGTTTAAGGGTAAGGGTTAG
- a CDS encoding 4-(cytidine 5'-diphospho)-2-C-methyl-D-erythritol kinase: MLKAHAKINLALQVIGKREDGYHEIDSIMQSVSLCDYVSVSRINNGIELTSDNPQVPLDNKNTAYKAAEVFFDKTGVAPSVKIDIKKIIPIAAGLAGGSADAAAVLIGLNQLYQAKLSESNLSVLGAEVGSDVPFCLVGSICRCRGRGELVEKIPDPKSRIPTWYIIVKPDFSVSTKWVYDNFDLVWIAENRLVGTHHQMESISLFNDLEKVVLSKFPKVQEIKKQLIQLGCLQAIMSGSGPSVFGLAPDKQTATRIYNKMKQEYSQAYIVEPVGKGIEVG; the protein is encoded by the coding sequence ATGCTTAAGGCCCACGCCAAGATAAACCTTGCTTTGCAGGTAATAGGCAAGCGCGAAGACGGCTATCACGAAATTGACTCTATAATGCAATCCGTGTCGCTATGCGACTATGTCTCTGTGTCACGAATAAATAACGGGATCGAACTTACAAGCGACAATCCTCAAGTCCCATTAGACAACAAAAATACCGCTTACAAAGCCGCGGAAGTTTTTTTTGATAAGACGGGCGTTGCTCCATCGGTTAAAATCGATATCAAAAAAATTATTCCAATAGCTGCGGGTTTGGCGGGAGGCTCGGCCGATGCAGCAGCGGTGCTGATCGGATTGAACCAGCTTTATCAGGCAAAATTATCCGAATCAAACCTTTCGGTTTTAGGCGCTGAAGTTGGTTCTGATGTTCCGTTTTGTCTTGTCGGCAGCATTTGTAGATGTCGTGGAAGAGGAGAGCTGGTGGAAAAGATCCCAGATCCCAAATCCCGGATCCCAACATGGTATATTATTGTAAAACCGGATTTTTCCGTATCGACCAAGTGGGTCTATGATAATTTTGATCTAGTATGGATCGCTGAAAATAGATTAGTGGGGACGCATCATCAGATGGAATCTATTTCTCTTTTTAATGACCTTGAAAAAGTCGTGCTTTCAAAATTTCCAAAAGTCCAAGAGATCAAAAAACAGCTTATTCAGTTAGGTTGTCTTCAAGCAATCATGTCTGGATCCGGCCCTTCTGTCTTCGGATTAGCTCCCGATAAGCAAACGGCGACCAGGATATATAATAAAATGAAGCAAGAATATTCTCAAGCTTATATTGTTGAGCCTGTTGGGAAAGGTATAGAAGTCGGGTGA
- the rpsT gene encoding 30S ribosomal protein S20, translating to MANIKSAIKRIRTSKRDRLKNLSYKGKIKKAVKAAIASKKAEDIRTAIKWLDKAASKNVVHKNLASRKKSRLMRLISAK from the coding sequence ATGGCAAATATTAAATCAGCTATTAAAAGAATAAGGACTTCAAAGCGCGACAGGCTAAAGAACCTGTCTTACAAAGGCAAGATCAAAAAAGCAGTCAAAGCCGCAATAGCCTCAAAAAAAGCAGAAGATATAAGGACCGCGATCAAATGGCTTGATAAAGCCGCAAGCAAAAATGTAGTCCACAAGAATTTGGCCTCGCGAAAAAAATCCAGATTAATGAGGCTTATTTCAGCAAAATAG
- a CDS encoding acetyl-CoA carboxylase carboxyltransferase subunit beta, producing MAKLSIHEWFKQKKKARQKEPAAPAERLNIPENLWVKCYSCNTAIFSKELKENLKVCPKCNYHFRLSANERIEMLADAGSFKEIARDLKAADFLGFVDSKPYKLRIEEAMLKSSLNEAMIVGESLIESLPAALGVMDFSFMGGSMGSVVGEKITRLVELGIERKCPVIVSTSSGGARMQEGIISLMQMAKVSAALGRLREFGIPYIVLLTDPTTGGTTASFAMLGDIQIAEPGALIGFAGPRVIEQTIRQKLPPGFQRSEFLLKHGMVDMICARKNLKETLGKILRFFKD from the coding sequence ATGGCCAAATTATCGATCCACGAGTGGTTCAAACAAAAGAAAAAAGCAAGACAAAAAGAACCGGCCGCGCCGGCAGAAAGGTTGAACATCCCGGAAAACCTTTGGGTAAAATGTTATTCCTGCAACACCGCGATATTCTCGAAAGAGCTCAAAGAGAACCTGAAGGTCTGCCCAAAATGCAATTACCATTTCAGGCTTTCCGCAAATGAAAGGATCGAAATGCTTGCGGATGCCGGAAGCTTCAAAGAAATAGCGCGGGACCTCAAAGCCGCCGATTTCTTAGGCTTTGTCGATTCAAAGCCGTACAAATTAAGGATTGAGGAAGCAATGCTTAAGTCGTCATTGAACGAAGCGATGATCGTGGGCGAATCATTGATCGAATCGCTTCCGGCGGCATTAGGCGTTATGGACTTTTCTTTTATGGGCGGCAGCATGGGATCGGTTGTCGGCGAAAAGATCACCCGGCTGGTAGAGCTTGGGATTGAGCGCAAATGCCCGGTCATTGTTTCAACGTCTTCCGGAGGCGCACGCATGCAGGAAGGTATAATATCTCTCATGCAAATGGCAAAAGTTTCTGCCGCGCTCGGGCGTTTAAGGGAATTTGGCATACCTTATATAGTCCTGCTTACCGACCCGACGACCGGCGGCACAACCGCAAGCTTTGCGATGCTCGGGGATATCCAGATCGCGGAACCCGGCGCATTGATAGGTTTTGCCGGCCCCCGCGTCATCGAACAGACAATAAGGCAAAAACTGCCTCCGGGCTTCCAGCGGTCGGAGTTCCTTTTGAAGCACGGGATGGTTGACATGATATGCGCCCGAAAAAACCTTAAAGAAACTTTGGGTAAAATATTGAGGTTTTTCAAGGATTAA
- a CDS encoding acetyl-CoA carboxylase carboxyltransferase subunit alpha — MPDKTSSTKYLLEFEKPLHELYRKIDELKKMSESGKFDMSEEIRMINRRIDSMRQDIFSNLSAYQIVQIARHIMRPTTLDYADLIFNDFLELHGDRNYGDDLAMVCGIAKLDGQSVIVVGHQKGHTTKELISRNFGMAHPEGYRKALRVMRLANRLQKPIISFIDTPGAYPGIGAEERGQSEAIAKNLREMAGLNVPFISVITGEGGSGGALGIGMGNRVLMLEHAVYSVISPEGCASILFRDAARAPIAAEASKITAKNLLEFDIIDEIIKEPIGGAHNDYKRAAGNIKAAILKNLQELLRLSPRELIADRYNKFRKMGIFVE, encoded by the coding sequence ATGCCTGATAAAACATCTTCGACAAAATACCTGCTTGAATTCGAAAAGCCCCTCCACGAGCTTTACCGCAAGATCGACGAATTAAAAAAAATGTCCGAAAGCGGAAAGTTCGATATGTCCGAAGAGATCCGTATGATAAATCGACGCATCGATTCGATGCGGCAGGATATTTTCTCGAATTTGTCAGCTTACCAAATAGTACAGATCGCACGGCATATCATGCGCCCGACCACATTAGATTATGCCGACCTGATCTTTAATGATTTTCTGGAGCTTCACGGCGACAGGAATTACGGCGACGACCTGGCAATGGTGTGTGGGATCGCAAAATTAGACGGCCAATCAGTAATTGTTGTCGGGCACCAAAAGGGCCATACTACAAAAGAACTTATTTCCCGCAATTTCGGCATGGCTCATCCTGAAGGGTACCGTAAAGCGTTAAGGGTTATGCGTCTGGCGAACCGCCTGCAAAAGCCCATAATAAGCTTTATCGACACACCCGGGGCATATCCCGGGATCGGCGCCGAAGAAAGAGGACAATCCGAAGCGATAGCAAAGAACTTAAGAGAAATGGCCGGACTGAATGTCCCGTTCATCAGTGTTATAACTGGCGAAGGCGGGAGCGGAGGCGCCCTCGGTATTGGAATGGGGAACCGCGTTTTGATGCTTGAGCACGCAGTATACTCTGTCATTTCGCCCGAAGGCTGCGCGTCGATACTTTTCCGCGACGCGGCGCGAGCGCCTATCGCCGCCGAAGCTTCAAAGATCACCGCGAAAAACCTGTTGGAATTTGATATAATAGATGAGATAATAAAAGAACCGATAGGCGGCGCGCACAACGACTATAAACGCGCAGCCGGCAATATAAAAGCCGCAATTCTTAAGAATTTACAAGAACTTCTCAGGCTTTCACCGCGTGAATTGATCGCGGATCGTTATAACAAATTCCGAAAAATGGGAATATTTGTCGAATAA
- the rho gene encoding transcription termination factor Rho produces MDIVELEGKTLQDLYEVAKKLEIQGFRQLKKHDLIFKILEFQTQKNGNEFVPKGILEILPEGYGFLRTGGYLPSREDIYVSQTQIRRFDMQNGDLVSGQVRPPKDGEKYYSLLKIEAINSLNPEQARDRIPFENLTPIFPEERYTLEYLGCPIASRLIDLLSPIGKGQRAMIVSPPKAGKTTILKNIANSITANHPDTVIKVLLVDERPEEVTDMERSIKGEVIASTFDEPPEEHIKIAELCLESAKRQVEAGKNVLILLDSITRLGRAYNLVTPPSGRTLSGGLDPTSLHRPKRFFGAARNIENGGSLTIVATALVETGSRMDDVIYEEFKGTGNMELHLNRKLAERRIFPAIDIKLSGTRREELLLSEQEIKKVWLLRKVMSDYEPTEATEQLIERLKEFKSNKAFLESADKG; encoded by the coding sequence ATGGACATCGTTGAATTGGAAGGGAAAACTCTGCAAGACCTTTACGAGGTGGCAAAAAAACTTGAGATCCAAGGTTTCAGGCAGCTTAAGAAACATGATCTGATATTCAAGATATTGGAATTCCAAACACAGAAGAACGGGAACGAATTCGTGCCAAAAGGCATTTTGGAGATCTTGCCTGAAGGCTACGGGTTTTTAAGGACCGGCGGATATTTGCCGTCGCGCGAAGATATCTATGTGTCGCAAACCCAGATCAGGCGTTTTGACATGCAGAACGGCGACCTGGTTTCAGGACAGGTCCGCCCGCCAAAAGACGGCGAAAAATATTACAGTTTGCTTAAGATCGAAGCGATAAACAGCCTGAACCCTGAACAGGCAAGGGACAGGATACCTTTTGAGAATTTAACGCCAATCTTTCCTGAAGAAAGATACACTTTGGAATATTTGGGCTGTCCTATTGCTTCCAGATTGATAGACCTCTTATCGCCTATCGGCAAAGGCCAGCGGGCAATGATCGTTTCTCCCCCTAAAGCCGGTAAAACAACAATTCTAAAGAATATCGCAAATAGTATAACTGCCAATCATCCTGACACGGTGATCAAAGTATTGCTTGTCGATGAAAGGCCTGAAGAAGTAACCGATATGGAAAGATCGATCAAAGGCGAAGTTATCGCGTCAACTTTCGATGAACCGCCAGAGGAACACATAAAAATAGCCGAATTATGCCTTGAATCCGCCAAGAGACAGGTTGAAGCCGGCAAGAATGTCCTCATCCTATTGGATTCAATAACCCGTTTAGGAAGGGCATATAACCTTGTAACCCCGCCATCAGGACGCACGCTTTCAGGCGGTCTCGACCCAACAAGCCTTCACCGCCCAAAAAGATTTTTCGGAGCCGCCAGAAATATTGAAAATGGCGGAAGCTTAACTATCGTTGCTACTGCTCTTGTTGAAACAGGAAGCCGCATGGACGATGTCATTTATGAAGAATTCAAGGGAACAGGGAATATGGAATTGCACCTAAACCGGAAGCTTGCAGAAAGAAGGATCTTTCCTGCGATCGATATCAAGCTTTCTGGGACAAGGCGCGAGGAATTGCTCCTATCCGAACAAGAGATCAAAAAAGTTTGGCTGTTAAGAAAGGTCATGTCAGACTATGAGCCCACAGAAGCCACGGAACAATTGATCGAGAGATTAAAAGAATTCAAATCGAACAAGGCATTCTTAGAATCCGCTGATAAGGGCTGA